A single Staphylococcus muscae DNA region contains:
- a CDS encoding aminoacyltransferase encodes MKFTELTVEEFDQFVQDPTLESHYFQVKENIDVREADDFKVVLLGVKDENNQVIAASLFSKILTMGSYVYYSNRGPVMDYSDLGLVDFYLKSLDEYLAKNKCLYVKLDPYWMYQVYDKDINKLGSSEAGERLIQLLKSHGYKHHGFTTKYDTSSQVRWMGVLDLKEQTPATIKKNFDSQRKRNVNKAINFGVKIRYLTADDYDQFLELYRETEARAGFVSKTDEYMKNFFHYYGDKAIVPMAYIDLDEYITSLQEGLNDKETRRDQMMAREQKSDKQLKKIAELDKQIAHDQQEMLKASELRKTDGTVLNLASGLFFANAYEINYFSGGSSEKYNQFMGPYAMHWHMINYCLEHGYERYNFYGLSGDFTENGEDYGVYRFKRGFNVQIEELIGDFYKPINKPKYMLFELMNKLRAKIKK; translated from the coding sequence ATGAAATTCACAGAACTAACAGTTGAGGAATTTGATCAATTTGTTCAAGACCCGACTTTAGAAAGTCATTATTTTCAGGTGAAGGAAAATATTGATGTGCGTGAGGCAGATGACTTTAAAGTTGTTTTATTAGGTGTTAAAGATGAAAATAATCAAGTGATTGCAGCAAGTTTATTTTCGAAAATACTAACAATGGGAAGTTATGTATATTACTCAAATAGAGGTCCAGTCATGGATTATAGTGATTTAGGTCTTGTAGATTTTTATTTGAAATCATTAGATGAATATTTAGCAAAAAATAAATGTTTATATGTGAAGTTAGATCCATACTGGATGTACCAAGTTTATGACAAAGATATTAATAAATTAGGGTCTTCAGAAGCAGGAGAGCGATTGATACAACTGCTTAAATCTCACGGTTATAAACATCATGGATTTACAACGAAATATGACACATCAAGTCAAGTTAGATGGATGGGTGTTTTGGACTTAAAAGAACAAACACCAGCAACAATTAAAAAGAATTTTGATAGCCAACGTAAACGTAATGTTAATAAGGCAATCAATTTTGGTGTGAAAATACGCTACTTAACAGCGGATGACTATGATCAATTTTTAGAATTATATCGTGAAACAGAAGCACGTGCGGGATTTGTTTCGAAGACGGATGAATATATGAAAAACTTTTTCCATTATTATGGTGACAAAGCCATTGTACCGATGGCGTATATTGACTTAGATGAATATATTACGTCGTTACAAGAAGGACTCAATGATAAAGAAACAAGACGTGACCAGATGATGGCAAGAGAGCAAAAAAGTGATAAGCAATTGAAGAAAATTGCAGAACTTGACAAACAAATTGCGCACGATCAACAAGAAATGTTAAAAGCGAGCGAATTGAGAAAAACAGACGGTACGGTGCTTAACCTTGCATCAGGTCTCTTTTTCGCAAATGCTTATGAAATCAACTATTTCTCTGGTGGATCAAGTGAGAAATACAACCAATTTATGGGTCCATATGCGATGCACTGGCATATGATTAACTACTGCTTAGAACATGGCTATGAACGTTATAATTTTTATGGTTTATCTGGTGACTTCACAGAGAATGGTGAAGATTATGGTGTTTATCGTTTCAAACGTGGTTTCAATGTGCAAATTGAAGAGTTAATCGGTGACTTCTACAAGCCAATTAACAAACCTAAATACATGCTATTCGAACTGATGAACAAGCTGAGAGCAAAAATTAAAAAATAA
- a CDS encoding aminoacyltransferase: MKFTNLTTAEFEQFANEMPYSHFTQMAGNYELKVSEGVETHLVGVKDKDNQVLAACLLTAVPVMKVFKYFYTNRGPVIDFGNQELVHFFFNELSKYVKTHKALYLRIDPYLPMYKRDHDGNILEDYQRNWVFEKFASLGYEHEGFTTGFSTTRQIRFHSILDLKDKTAKDVLNNMDSLRKRNTKKVQKNGVKVRFLNEDELPIFRSFMEQTSETKDFVDREDAFYYHRMKHYKDRVLVPLAYINFEEYIAELEVEEKQLQKEINKAEKDIAKRPENQKAVNKKQNLEKQLEANQTKVTEARDLQQKHGNELPISAGFFIINPFEVVYYAGGTANEFRHFAGSYAIQWEMINYAIDHQIDRYNFYGISGDFTENAEDAGVIKFKKGFNADVIEYVGDFVKPINKPAYALYTTLKKVQKKLS; encoded by the coding sequence ATGAAGTTTACAAATTTAACAACAGCAGAATTTGAACAATTTGCGAATGAAATGCCTTATAGTCACTTCACGCAAATGGCTGGTAACTACGAATTAAAAGTTTCAGAAGGTGTTGAGACACATCTTGTTGGAGTAAAAGATAAGGATAACCAAGTGTTAGCAGCTTGTTTATTAACTGCAGTACCTGTCATGAAAGTTTTCAAGTATTTCTATACAAATAGAGGACCTGTTATCGACTTTGGAAATCAAGAATTAGTTCATTTCTTTTTTAACGAATTGTCAAAGTATGTTAAAACACATAAAGCATTATATTTACGCATCGACCCATATTTACCAATGTATAAAAGAGATCACGACGGTAATATACTTGAAGACTATCAAAGAAATTGGGTCTTCGAAAAGTTTGCATCACTCGGTTATGAACATGAAGGGTTCACGACAGGGTTTAGCACTACACGTCAAATTCGTTTCCATTCTATTTTGGATTTAAAAGATAAAACGGCTAAAGATGTCTTGAATAACATGGACAGTTTACGAAAGAGAAATACAAAAAAAGTTCAAAAAAATGGTGTGAAAGTTAGATTTTTGAATGAAGATGAGTTACCAATTTTTAGATCATTCATGGAGCAAACATCTGAAACAAAAGATTTTGTGGATCGTGAAGATGCATTTTACTATCATCGCATGAAGCATTACAAAGATCGTGTGTTAGTACCACTCGCTTATATTAATTTTGAAGAATACATTGCTGAACTAGAAGTTGAAGAGAAACAATTGCAAAAAGAGATTAATAAAGCTGAAAAAGATATTGCGAAACGACCAGAAAATCAAAAAGCAGTGAATAAAAAACAAAATCTAGAAAAGCAATTGGAAGCAAACCAGACTAAAGTTACGGAAGCGCGCGATTTACAACAAAAGCATGGCAATGAATTGCCGATTTCTGCCGGCTTCTTTATTATCAATCCGTTTGAAGTGGTTTACTATGCAGGTGGAACTGCGAATGAATTCCGTCATTTTGCTGGTAGTTATGCAATTCAATGGGAAATGATTAATTATGCAATTGATCATCAAATTGACCGATATAACTTTTATGGCATTAGTGGTGATTTTACAGAAAATGCAGAAGATGCAGGTGTGATAAAGTTTAAAAAAGGATTTAATGCGGATGTCATAGAGTATGTTGGTGACTTTGTAAAACCAATCAATAAACCAGCTTATGCGCTATATACAACGTTGAAAAAAGTCCAAAAGAAGTTATCGTAG
- a CDS encoding prephenate dehydrogenase has product MTDVFFIGLGLIGGSLASNIKAAHPDMVVSAYDADPKQLERALSIGIIDKPIASFEEGAEQADIMVFATPVQTTVKYLTLLPNIQTKAGLIVTDTGSTKSTIQAHERRLLQHDIHLIGGHPMAGSHKTGVLNAKKHLFENAYYVLVHDLQENDVAHQRMIQLLESTHAKLIKMTAEEHDYVTGVVSHTPHLIASSLVSLNAHYASHSPLIQELAAGGFRDITRIASSSPEMWRDISLENKSHILTIMKQFQSQIDDVIHILEDEDASKLYQFFAESKTYRDALPIQSKGALRSTYDLYVDIPDKAGTISKITHLLSSHNISISNLRILELREDIYGALRISFKSSDDREQGRVVLNDYETYIE; this is encoded by the coding sequence ATGACAGATGTCTTTTTTATAGGTCTCGGCCTGATTGGAGGTAGCTTAGCGAGTAATATAAAAGCTGCACATCCTGACATGGTCGTGTCTGCATACGATGCTGACCCAAAACAACTAGAACGCGCATTATCTATCGGAATTATCGATAAACCGATTGCTTCTTTTGAAGAAGGTGCAGAGCAAGCAGATATTATGGTTTTTGCAACACCCGTTCAAACAACGGTAAAATATTTAACACTACTACCTAACATTCAAACAAAGGCTGGTCTTATTGTGACAGACACAGGCAGTACAAAGTCGACGATTCAAGCGCATGAACGACGATTGTTACAGCACGATATCCATTTGATTGGCGGTCACCCTATGGCAGGCAGTCATAAAACAGGTGTCTTGAATGCGAAAAAACATCTGTTTGAAAATGCTTATTATGTACTCGTCCATGATTTACAAGAAAACGATGTAGCCCATCAACGCATGATACAATTATTAGAGTCGACGCATGCAAAGTTAATCAAGATGACTGCTGAAGAACACGATTATGTCACGGGTGTTGTGAGTCATACGCCACACTTAATCGCTTCTAGTCTTGTTTCTTTAAATGCACATTACGCTTCACACTCCCCGCTCATTCAAGAACTGGCTGCGGGTGGTTTCCGAGATATTACACGTATCGCAAGCAGTAGTCCCGAGATGTGGCGAGATATTTCTTTGGAAAACAAATCACACATTTTGACGATTATGAAGCAGTTTCAATCTCAAATAGATGATGTCATCCATATTTTGGAAGATGAAGACGCCTCAAAGCTGTATCAGTTTTTTGCTGAAAGTAAGACTTATCGAGACGCACTGCCCATTCAAAGTAAAGGTGCACTTAGGAGTACTTATGACCTTTATGTCGATATTCCAGATAAAGCAGGTACAATTTCAAAAATCACACACTTATTGAGTTCACATAATATTTCTATTAGCAACTTAAGAATTTTAGAATTACGTGAAGATATATATGGTGCTTTACGCATTAGCTTTAAAAGCTCTGACGATCGTGAGCAAGGTCGTGTGGTGCTTAATGACTATGAAACCTACATCGAGTAG
- a CDS encoding Y-family DNA polymerase, translating to MYDYHLLEDRDILCIDQKSFFASVSCIDKGLNPMTTKLAVVADTKRQGSVVLAATPPLKALGIKTGSRLFEIPHRRDIYIINPSMRRYLEVSLKISKIALKYVPPEDLHQYSIDEFFMDVTKSYHLFAPTIQAFCQRLIAEIYQETGVHCAVGIGSNMLLSKVALDNEAKSNPTFIAEWRYEDVPKKLWPIAPLQNFWGISSRTAKKLNRHGIFNIGQLAMYPHANLKREFGVIGTELHLHANGIDESRVSERYITRMPSICKSQILMRDYQYSEAMIVMQELVEDVMSRLRVKGLLAKTLHVSFGYSAGDGISKQYTMKEGTNLEHVVMKEIKYLADKYCDKSEWYRTLSVSVTHFIPEQMQQLNLFVDPLQQERELRLAKTIDALHQKYGKGIVSKAISYTSAATKHGRLGLMAGHKM from the coding sequence ATGTATGATTATCATTTGTTAGAGGATCGGGATATATTGTGCATTGATCAAAAAAGTTTTTTTGCTAGCGTGTCGTGTATTGATAAAGGACTGAATCCAATGACGACGAAATTAGCAGTTGTTGCAGATACTAAGAGACAGGGGTCTGTTGTTCTTGCAGCAACACCACCTTTGAAAGCATTGGGGATTAAAACAGGTTCACGTTTATTTGAAATTCCACACAGACGTGATATTTATATTATTAATCCAAGTATGCGTCGCTATTTAGAAGTATCATTAAAAATTTCTAAAATTGCGCTGAAATATGTCCCACCAGAAGATTTGCATCAATATAGTATTGACGAATTTTTTATGGACGTGACAAAAAGTTATCATCTTTTTGCGCCAACTATTCAAGCATTTTGTCAGCGTTTAATTGCAGAAATTTATCAAGAGACAGGTGTACATTGTGCAGTTGGTATCGGATCGAATATGTTGTTGAGTAAGGTAGCCTTAGACAATGAAGCTAAGTCAAATCCAACATTCATTGCAGAGTGGCGCTATGAAGATGTGCCTAAAAAACTATGGCCGATTGCACCATTACAAAATTTTTGGGGGATTAGCAGTCGCACAGCCAAAAAATTAAATCGTCATGGTATTTTTAATATCGGTCAGTTAGCGATGTATCCACATGCAAACTTAAAACGTGAATTTGGTGTTATTGGCACGGAGCTCCATCTACATGCCAATGGAATTGATGAGAGTAGAGTCAGCGAGCGATATATCACACGAATGCCTTCTATATGTAAAAGTCAAATTTTAATGCGTGATTATCAATATTCTGAAGCAATGATTGTGATGCAAGAATTAGTAGAAGATGTGATGAGTCGTTTAAGAGTCAAAGGTTTATTAGCCAAAACACTTCATGTTTCTTTTGGTTATAGCGCAGGAGATGGTATATCTAAACAATACACAATGAAAGAAGGGACGAATCTCGAACATGTTGTTATGAAAGAAATAAAATATTTAGCTGATAAATACTGTGATAAATCTGAATGGTATCGTACTTTGAGTGTGTCGGTTACTCATTTCATTCCTGAACAAATGCAACAATTGAATCTTTTTGTCGATCCGCTACAACAAGAACGTGAACTACGGTTAGCTAAGACGATTGATGCCCTTCATCAAAAATACGGGAAGGGCATCGTCTCTAAAGCTATTTCCTATACGTCTGCTGCAACGAAACATGGCAGATTGGGATTAATGGCTGGTCATAAGATGTAG
- a CDS encoding sporulation protein — MGFDNILTSLGIEGMKVLIHLDQQSYSVDEKITGYIKLKAGMSDQKVTHIELKLLEKYENDDETSQFTYLTNELDRFVIDESFTIDVKEQKKIPFTLAPETLNFRSNTSKVFLNTHVYIDLGIDEEVEAEVPYQR; from the coding sequence ATGGGCTTCGATAACATCTTGACATCACTAGGTATAGAAGGCATGAAAGTATTGATTCATCTGGATCAGCAGTCGTATTCAGTTGATGAGAAAATCACAGGATACATTAAATTAAAAGCAGGTATGAGTGATCAGAAAGTGACACATATCGAATTAAAACTGCTGGAAAAATATGAAAATGATGATGAAACAAGTCAATTTACTTACTTAACAAATGAACTCGATCGTTTTGTCATCGATGAATCATTCACAATTGATGTTAAAGAGCAGAAAAAAATACCATTTACGCTGGCACCAGAGACATTAAACTTTAGATCAAATACAAGTAAAGTGTTTTTAAATACACATGTTTATATTGATTTAGGTATTGATGAAGAGGTAGAAGCAGAAGTACCGTATCAACGATAA
- a CDS encoding 2-hydroxymuconate tautomerase — protein sequence MPIVTVKLLEGRTDEQLKNLVTEVTDAVEKTTNAKRDAISVVIEEMKPTHYGLGGTRKADQ from the coding sequence ATGCCAATCGTAACAGTCAAATTATTAGAAGGTCGTACAGATGAACAGCTTAAAAACTTAGTCACTGAAGTAACAGATGCTGTCGAAAAAACGACAAATGCAAAACGTGATGCTATCTCAGTTGTTATTGAAGAAATGAAACCAACACATTATGGTTTAGGTGGTACACGTAAAGCAGACCAATAG
- a CDS encoding LCP family protein — translation MMENNFKRKNSSRSEQHLKRGKKRRIRKLPFVILAVILLIVVAVIYCVSSYHKGLEVAKQHNESPKIHKFNGVSKNDGKATVLILGTDLEDGGVSRTDSIMIAQYDYIKKDMKIVSIMRDIYADIPGYNSYKINTAYSLGGAELMRKTLKENLGIEPEYYATLDFKGFEAMIDELSPEGVPIDVEKDMSEKIGVSLKKGKHNLNGKELLGYARFRNDEEGDFGRVRRQQQVMSALKQQLTDPSSIIKAPKLAGIMRGYVSTNMPDSAIYQTGLSFIIRGDKNIKTLSVPVEGSYENITTNDGGAALGIDKKENKKRIQKFLDEE, via the coding sequence ATAATGGAAAATAATTTTAAACGTAAAAACTCAAGCAGATCCGAGCAACATTTAAAGCGTGGAAAAAAGAGACGTATACGTAAATTACCATTTGTTATTTTAGCAGTGATTCTACTGATTGTTGTAGCGGTTATTTATTGTGTGAGTAGCTATCATAAAGGATTAGAAGTTGCGAAACAGCATAACGAAAGCCCTAAAATACATAAGTTTAACGGCGTTTCTAAAAATGACGGTAAAGCCACAGTGCTCATTTTAGGGACAGACTTAGAGGATGGCGGTGTATCTCGCACAGACTCTATCATGATTGCACAGTACGATTACATAAAGAAAGACATGAAGATTGTTTCAATTATGCGTGACATTTATGCAGATATTCCAGGCTACAATAGCTATAAAATCAATACAGCCTATTCACTTGGTGGTGCAGAATTGATGCGCAAAACTTTGAAAGAAAACTTAGGTATTGAGCCAGAGTATTACGCAACACTGGACTTTAAAGGATTTGAAGCAATGATTGACGAATTGAGTCCAGAAGGTGTGCCAATTGACGTTGAAAAAGATATGTCAGAAAAGATTGGTGTATCGTTAAAAAAAGGAAAACATAACTTAAATGGTAAAGAATTATTAGGATATGCAAGATTCCGAAACGATGAAGAAGGAGACTTCGGTCGTGTCCGTCGACAGCAACAAGTGATGTCAGCGTTGAAACAACAATTAACAGATCCTTCTTCCATAATAAAAGCACCGAAGCTTGCGGGTATTATGCGTGGGTATGTGAGTACTAATATGCCTGATTCAGCCATTTATCAAACAGGGTTGAGCTTTATCATTCGTGGAGATAAAAATATCAAAACATTAAGTGTGCCTGTTGAAGGAAGTTATGAAAATATTACAACCAATGATGGTGGGGCGGCATTAGGCATTGATAAAAAAGAAAATAAAAAACGCATTCAGAAGTTTTTAGATGAAGAATAA
- the msrA gene encoding peptide-methionine (S)-S-oxide reductase MsrA produces MNINTAYFAGGCFWCMVKPFDQFEGIEKVTSGYMGGHVKNPTYEAVKTGETGHYEVVKIEYDVALFSYQKLLEIFFSVIDPTDSDGQFQDRGPQYRTAIFYTNNDQKEVAEAHIDQLKNTYDHDKAIATKILPVSEFYEAEAYHQDFYKKQPERYAQEQQQRAAIKQARK; encoded by the coding sequence ATGAATATAAATACAGCTTACTTCGCTGGCGGATGTTTTTGGTGTATGGTTAAGCCATTCGATCAATTTGAAGGCATTGAAAAAGTCACTTCTGGCTATATGGGAGGACATGTTAAAAATCCAACATACGAAGCAGTGAAAACTGGTGAAACGGGTCATTACGAAGTCGTCAAAATAGAGTACGATGTGGCATTATTTTCATATCAAAAATTATTAGAAATTTTCTTTTCGGTCATTGATCCTACTGATTCAGACGGTCAATTTCAAGACCGTGGTCCGCAATATCGTACAGCTATTTTCTATACAAACAATGACCAAAAAGAAGTAGCAGAAGCACATATTGATCAATTAAAAAACACATACGATCATGACAAAGCCATTGCGACGAAAATCCTTCCTGTCTCTGAATTTTACGAAGCAGAAGCATATCATCAAGACTTTTATAAGAAGCAACCAGAACGTTACGCACAAGAACAGCAACAACGCGCTGCAATCAAACAAGCTCGCAAATAA
- the mprF gene encoding bifunctional lysylphosphatidylglycerol flippase/synthetase MprF, whose amino-acid sequence MSVTKQQLLKGLKAIFMIALLSVVIFVLVKELSHIDFKRTFLLFNQINSFELMLLFLLGASSIVLLSLYDVILTMRFKLELSKFKALRVGYIINTFNNIIGFGGFIGASVRLWFYQQYTNKKKKLVQFVTYMLTSMLTGLSFLSLLVVTHVLDVSFLNQTSMWVTVFLYVIAGLLPVFIIVSWVWPIDKTARWLGASFTLISSVEWLMATIVFYYALHLVGASVSFSVVLGVFIVAAISGLLSFIPGGFGAFDLLILLGFKYFGLPEEKIVLALLLYRIAYYFFPLFIALILTVFEFSTAAKKYINESKYIQPAKEVTAFLMSFQKDAASYIPSVALSFLVFIMSFVTLINNFGIVFDATTSKHHLLYITLYILNVSATVMLFLNIRGIIMRSKRAILFAIVAALIIITSNTYVYGLSITLVLAILLVAALVFAYRKSRILKRPVTLKSLLRLGLMTFIVLYFNQFLVSSFISALGVEIPKIDLFLLRSSFWLSFLGMVVLIAGIIKYFEWHHLRPNAFNDMTVAQEILKTHGGHLLSHLVYSGDKNVFVNQEKNAFLMYRHTRESFIVLGDPVGDADGFHSLLTTFYNHATYLGADVMFYQVSEEHLPLYHDFGNQFFKLGEEALIDVQNFSVAGKKRRGFRATLNKFETQGYTFEILDVPLDEETYQRLRKISDKWLGQQSEFYFSVGHFNRAYVNSAPVAVLRNGEGQIDAFATLMPVDEKTTVSVDLIRWDREIDLPFMDGLYLHMILWAQTAGYAWFNMGMATLSNVGQVPYGHAKEKVVGRFYEHFNGLYSFQGLRQYKSKFGPEWESRYLIYHRSQTVWLSLLRVTRIIRKRYKA is encoded by the coding sequence TTGAGTGTCACGAAACAGCAGTTATTAAAAGGCTTAAAAGCAATTTTTATGATTGCATTATTAAGCGTTGTTATCTTCGTATTAGTTAAAGAATTATCACATATTGATTTTAAAAGAACGTTCTTATTGTTTAATCAGATTAATAGTTTTGAACTGATGTTGCTCTTCTTATTAGGAGCGAGTTCCATTGTCTTATTGTCACTGTATGATGTGATTTTGACTATGCGCTTCAAATTAGAACTCTCAAAGTTTAAAGCATTACGTGTCGGCTATATCATCAATACATTCAATAATATTATTGGATTTGGTGGATTTATCGGTGCTAGCGTTCGACTCTGGTTTTATCAGCAGTACACAAATAAAAAGAAGAAGCTTGTACAATTTGTCACTTACATGCTGACATCTATGCTAACCGGTTTGAGTTTTCTATCTTTACTTGTTGTAACACACGTGTTAGATGTCAGCTTCTTGAACCAGACATCGATGTGGGTAACCGTATTTCTCTATGTGATTGCGGGACTTTTACCTGTATTCATCATCGTTTCATGGGTATGGCCGATTGATAAAACAGCACGATGGCTCGGGGCAAGTTTCACGCTTATTTCAAGTGTCGAATGGTTAATGGCAACTATTGTTTTTTACTATGCGCTTCATTTAGTAGGAGCCTCTGTGTCATTTTCCGTTGTTTTAGGTGTATTTATTGTAGCTGCTATATCTGGTTTGCTGTCATTCATACCTGGTGGATTTGGTGCGTTCGACTTATTGATATTACTAGGGTTTAAATACTTTGGTTTACCAGAAGAGAAAATTGTACTAGCGCTATTATTATATCGTATTGCGTACTACTTCTTCCCATTGTTCATTGCACTCATCTTAACTGTTTTTGAATTTAGCACAGCAGCCAAAAAGTATATTAATGAGTCGAAATACATACAACCAGCGAAGGAAGTTACGGCATTTTTAATGTCTTTTCAAAAGGATGCAGCGAGCTATATTCCTTCCGTTGCTTTAAGTTTCTTAGTGTTTATTATGAGTTTTGTCACACTAATCAATAATTTCGGTATTGTATTTGATGCAACGACATCTAAACACCATCTGCTATATATTACACTGTATATTTTGAATGTCAGTGCGACGGTGATGTTATTTTTGAATATACGTGGCATTATTATGAGAAGTAAACGTGCCATACTGTTTGCGATTGTTGCAGCACTGATTATTATCACTTCAAATACATATGTATACGGCTTATCTATTACGTTAGTACTCGCAATTTTATTAGTTGCAGCACTTGTATTTGCCTATCGTAAGTCGCGTATATTGAAGCGTCCTGTCACATTGAAGTCATTACTACGTCTCGGACTGATGACTTTCATCGTACTGTATTTCAATCAGTTTTTAGTCAGTAGTTTTATTAGTGCGTTAGGTGTTGAGATTCCGAAGATAGACTTGTTTTTATTAAGATCTTCTTTCTGGTTGTCGTTTCTTGGGATGGTTGTACTGATTGCTGGAATTATTAAGTATTTCGAATGGCACCATCTCCGTCCAAATGCGTTTAATGATATGACGGTGGCTCAGGAAATTTTGAAAACACATGGTGGACATTTGCTCAGTCACTTAGTTTATAGTGGTGACAAAAATGTCTTTGTGAATCAAGAAAAGAACGCGTTTCTTATGTATCGTCATACACGAGAATCCTTTATTGTGCTTGGTGATCCTGTGGGTGATGCAGATGGATTTCATTCGTTGCTGACAACGTTTTACAATCATGCAACCTACTTAGGTGCAGATGTGATGTTCTATCAAGTATCTGAAGAACACTTACCGCTGTATCATGACTTTGGAAATCAGTTCTTCAAATTAGGAGAAGAAGCATTAATCGATGTTCAGAATTTCAGTGTAGCTGGAAAGAAAAGACGTGGCTTTAGAGCAACACTTAATAAGTTTGAAACACAAGGCTATACTTTTGAAATATTAGATGTACCACTTGATGAAGAGACATACCAACGTTTAAGAAAAATAAGCGATAAATGGCTTGGTCAACAGTCAGAGTTCTATTTCTCAGTTGGACATTTTAACAGAGCATATGTGAATTCGGCACCCGTCGCCGTTTTAAGAAATGGTGAGGGACAAATCGATGCATTTGCGACATTGATGCCTGTGGATGAAAAAACAACGGTCTCTGTCGATTTGATACGTTGGGATAGAGAGATTGATCTACCATTCATGGATGGCCTATACTTGCATATGATTCTGTGGGCACAGACAGCCGGTTATGCATGGTTCAATATGGGGATGGCAACATTATCAAATGTCGGTCAAGTACCATATGGCCATGCGAAGGAAAAAGTTGTCGGTCGTTTCTATGAACATTTTAATGGCTTGTACAGTTTTCAAGGGTTACGCCAATACAAAAGTAAGTTCGGGCCAGAGTGGGAATCACGCTATCTAATCTATCACCGTTCACAAACTGTTTGGCTCTCTTTATTAAGAGTGACACGCATTATTCGAAAAAGATATAAAGCATAA
- a CDS encoding AI-2E family transporter has protein sequence MTEKIPPKSGEKKRVEIHESRFMRFFGGQDLLYALTIFILIGVVIFIFDRVSYVFQPFTIILNTIAAPIIIALILYYLFNPIINILERYHIKRVWGITLLFLGIVGLITLAVNLLIPVVSYQFDRLMHNFPTYINKLTGFINNMMHIPFVSDYYSDIVNWLKELQQKIPTFANGFSDKIKIFAEAVVNVTVVIVTVPFVLFFMLKDGHRFKDFSNQIVPPKYRKDVHDLLDKMSEQVGSYIQGQIIVSFCIGVLLFIGYSIIGLDYALILASIAAVTSVVPYLGPTIAISPAIIISIITSPFMFVKLIIVWTAVQFIEGHFISPNIMGKTMRIHPLTIIFVLLCAGNLLGIVGVILGIPAYAIIKVWVSHLFMLFKRRYNKYYADDAGPYEIIEDQRTHHREVIKDKNAQDTQQ, from the coding sequence ATGACAGAAAAGATACCTCCAAAATCAGGAGAAAAAAAGCGTGTAGAAATTCATGAAAGCCGCTTTATGAGGTTTTTTGGTGGACAGGATTTACTATATGCACTCACAATATTTATTTTAATTGGTGTCGTTATTTTTATTTTTGATCGTGTTTCTTATGTTTTTCAACCATTTACCATTATTTTAAATACGATAGCTGCACCAATTATCATTGCACTTATTCTTTATTATTTATTTAATCCAATTATTAATATTTTAGAGCGATATCATATTAAGCGGGTGTGGGGAATTACATTGCTGTTCTTAGGAATTGTTGGTCTTATCACACTAGCAGTCAACCTATTGATACCAGTCGTTTCGTATCAATTCGATCGCTTAATGCACAATTTTCCAACATATATTAACAAATTAACGGGATTTATTAATAATATGATGCATATCCCATTTGTGTCGGATTATTATAGCGATATTGTGAACTGGTTAAAAGAATTGCAACAGAAGATTCCAACCTTTGCCAATGGTTTTAGCGACAAAATTAAAATTTTTGCTGAAGCTGTGGTCAACGTAACCGTCGTTATCGTTACAGTGCCATTTGTATTGTTCTTCATGCTAAAAGATGGGCACCGCTTCAAAGATTTTTCGAATCAAATCGTCCCACCGAAGTATCGAAAAGATGTACATGATTTGTTGGATAAGATGAGCGAACAGGTTGGTTCATACATTCAAGGTCAAATCATCGTATCTTTCTGTATCGGTGTGCTACTTTTCATCGGCTATTCAATTATTGGTCTTGATTATGCCTTAATCCTTGCAAGTATTGCAGCGGTAACAAGTGTTGTTCCTTATTTAGGACCAACGATTGCGATTTCACCAGCGATTATTATTTCAATCATTACATCACCATTCATGTTTGTAAAATTGATTATCGTTTGGACAGCAGTTCAGTTTATTGAAGGGCACTTCATCTCACCGAACATTATGGGTAAAACAATGCGTATTCACCCGTTAACAATCATCTTCGTCCTGCTATGTGCGGGTAACTTATTAGGTATTGTCGGTGTCATTTTAGGGATTCCAGCTTATGCCATTATTAAAGTATGGGTCTCACATCTCTTTATGTTATTCAAGAGACGCTACAACAAATATTATGCAGATGATGCTGGACCATATGAAATTATTGAAGATCAACGCACACATCATCGTGAAGTGATTAAGGATAAAAATGCTCAAGATACACAGCAATAA